In Candidatus Binatus sp., the following are encoded in one genomic region:
- a CDS encoding ubiquinol-cytochrome c reductase iron-sulfur subunit produces MAENDEKNSADSTELTSRRTFLLRLGVAINAIAVALFAIPILGYVLSPARKFIWLKWISLGPLTNFPENQTRLAEYVNPFRKPWDGETSNIPCWVRRTSGDDFQVFAINCTHLGCPVRWFAESELFMCPCHGGAFYSDGRHASGPPPRPLYQYQHKIEAGQLWVRAGEMPTLGQPTA; encoded by the coding sequence ATGGCGGAAAACGACGAAAAGAATTCTGCGGATTCGACCGAACTGACTTCGCGGCGGACGTTTCTACTGCGGCTCGGAGTCGCGATCAACGCGATCGCAGTGGCGCTGTTCGCGATTCCGATTCTGGGCTACGTACTTTCACCGGCGCGCAAATTCATCTGGCTCAAATGGATCTCGCTGGGGCCGCTGACGAACTTTCCCGAGAATCAAACGCGACTCGCCGAATATGTGAACCCGTTTCGAAAGCCGTGGGACGGCGAAACGTCGAACATCCCGTGCTGGGTGCGGCGCACCTCCGGCGACGATTTCCAGGTGTTTGCGATCAACTGCACGCATCTCGGATGCCCCGTGCGATGGTTCGCCGAATCGGAACTGTTCATGTGTCCATGTCACGGCGGCGCATTTTATTCCGACGGCCGGCACGCGTCGGGGCCGCCGCCGCGTCCGCTCTATCAGTATCAGCACAAAATCGAAGCCGGCCAGTTATGGGTGCGCGCGGGCGAGATGCCCACGCTCGGCCAACCCACCGCATGA
- a CDS encoding cytochrome b N-terminal domain-containing protein, with protein MPLMHRIKSVGAWLDERLGLGSTIAEVAEHPVPRSSASWWYIFGSATLVVLIMQIVTGICLATVYTPAANGAWESLIYLNYHQPLGWYIRALHGWGSNFMVALMLIHMVQVFLFGAHKYPRELTWIAGIVLMLCTLGMAFTGQVLRFDQDAYWGLGIGASIAGRSPIIGPKLVDLILGGPIIAGETLSRFFALHVFVIPGLLFGFVGLHLFLVLRLGINEWPMPGRIVTRDKYREQYAELLHKDGEPFFPFAAQKDLVFAGLIILSLLVVAAVMGPIGPNGQPDPTIIQTVPRPDFFFLWLFSVFALLPPWTETFLMLVGPPIAIGLLFAVPFISGTGEKSWRRRPFAIVIVTLIFLAIGTLTWLGTYSPWSPLMEAWTQAPVPTDYVKGRTPLELQGALLIQYKQCRNCHSLGGQGGLRGPALDDTASRLTRDEIIRQIVQGGGNMPAYGKNLSPAEVNAIVAFLATMHPAHEIPARDSAQPAAPLSSR; from the coding sequence ATGCCGCTGATGCATCGAATCAAGTCAGTCGGCGCCTGGCTCGACGAGCGGCTCGGCCTCGGATCTACTATTGCCGAAGTCGCTGAGCATCCGGTGCCGCGCAGTTCCGCGAGCTGGTGGTACATATTCGGCAGCGCGACATTAGTAGTACTCATTATGCAGATCGTCACGGGAATATGTTTAGCGACTGTGTATACACCCGCGGCGAACGGTGCATGGGAAAGTTTAATATATTTGAACTACCATCAACCGCTCGGATGGTATATTCGCGCGCTGCACGGCTGGGGCTCGAACTTCATGGTCGCGCTGATGCTGATACATATGGTGCAGGTATTTTTGTTCGGCGCGCACAAGTATCCACGCGAGCTGACGTGGATCGCCGGCATCGTGCTGATGCTATGCACGCTCGGCATGGCGTTCACCGGGCAGGTGCTGCGCTTCGATCAGGACGCATACTGGGGACTCGGAATCGGCGCATCGATCGCGGGCCGATCGCCGATAATTGGGCCTAAACTCGTCGATTTGATCCTCGGCGGCCCGATCATCGCGGGCGAGACGTTGTCGCGATTTTTCGCACTGCACGTATTCGTGATTCCGGGGCTGTTGTTCGGCTTCGTGGGACTGCATCTGTTTTTGGTGCTGAGGCTCGGAATCAACGAATGGCCGATGCCTGGTCGAATAGTCACTCGAGACAAGTATCGCGAGCAGTATGCGGAGTTATTACACAAGGATGGAGAACCGTTCTTTCCGTTCGCCGCGCAAAAGGATTTGGTTTTTGCGGGACTGATTATTTTAAGTTTATTGGTGGTGGCGGCGGTGATGGGACCGATTGGACCAAACGGCCAGCCCGATCCGACTATAATCCAGACTGTGCCGCGCCCCGATTTTTTCTTCTTGTGGCTATTCTCAGTTTTCGCGCTGTTGCCGCCATGGACGGAAACCTTCCTGATGCTGGTGGGACCGCCGATCGCGATCGGTTTGCTGTTCGCCGTTCCCTTCATTTCGGGCACCGGAGAGAAAAGCTGGCGGCGCCGCCCCTTCGCGATCGTCATCGTAACGTTGATCTTCCTGGCGATCGGCACGCTGACGTGGCTCGGCACTTACTCGCCATGGTCGCCGCTGATGGAAGCGTGGACGCAAGCGCCGGTTCCAACTGACTACGTCAAAGGGCGCACGCCACTCGAACTTCAGGGTGCGCTGCTGATTCAATACAAGCAGTGCCGCAACTGTCATTCGCTCGGCGGCCAGGGCGGACTGCGCGGACCGGCGCTGGACGACACCGCGTCGCGGCTCACGCGCGACGAAATTATCCGGCAGATCGTGCAGGGCGGCGGCAACATGCCGGCTTATGGAAAAAATTTGAGTCCGGCCGAAGTCAATGCGATCGTGGCGTTTCTCGCGACGATGCATCCGGCGCATGAGATTCCGGCGCGCGATTCGGCGCAACCCGCGGCGCCTTTATCGTCGCGGTAA
- a CDS encoding cytochrome c translates to MIARGRIRRGAIACVSMTIALLAGCDWMPGRPTEAEMPLRPSAITDFGQLYGENCVGCHGADGKLGPAIALNNPVYLAIVDDASMRRVIANGTAGTAMPPFLRAQGGTLTDQQIDLLVAGIRKKWSGDSNAGAGTPPYASNAAGDPNRGARVYAANCQSCHGPDGKGAAAGSIIDASFLALVSDQNLRATIIAGRPDLGHPDWKGYPAGQALNSQQVSDVVAWMASKRPASQLSASNAAIH, encoded by the coding sequence GTGATCGCGCGGGGTCGCATTCGTCGCGGCGCGATCGCGTGCGTGTCGATGACGATCGCGTTGCTGGCGGGATGCGATTGGATGCCGGGACGTCCGACCGAGGCTGAGATGCCGCTCAGGCCGTCAGCGATTACCGACTTCGGACAACTGTACGGCGAGAATTGCGTGGGATGTCATGGCGCGGACGGCAAACTCGGGCCGGCGATCGCGCTCAACAATCCTGTTTATTTGGCGATCGTGGATGACGCGTCGATGCGTCGTGTGATCGCCAATGGAACTGCGGGCACTGCGATGCCGCCGTTTCTGCGCGCGCAGGGCGGTACGCTCACCGATCAGCAAATAGATTTGCTGGTCGCGGGAATACGCAAAAAATGGAGCGGCGACAGCAATGCCGGAGCGGGCACCCCGCCCTACGCGAGCAATGCGGCCGGCGATCCAAATCGCGGAGCGCGTGTGTACGCGGCGAATTGTCAATCGTGCCACGGGCCCGACGGCAAAGGCGCGGCGGCCGGATCGATTATCGATGCGTCGTTCCTCGCATTGGTCAGCGATCAGAATTTGCGCGCAACGATAATCGCGGGGAGGCCCGACTTGGGGCATCCGGATTGGAAGGGCTATCCAGCGGGGCAAGCGCTCAACTCGCAGCAGGTGTCGGACGTGGTGGCGTGGATGGCGTCGAAACGGCCGGCGTCGCAGCTCAGCGCCTCGAACGCGGCAATCCATTAA
- a CDS encoding heme-copper oxidase subunit III has protein sequence MSAGAAISGASAYSAGPVETTTLPSRGRVGILVLILTESVFFSIFVAAYVFYIGKNLSGPLPKDVLAPPIVNTICLLSSSITIVLAMRALQAGSIRAFGIWWLATLALGIEFMIGTAMEWRRLIYIDHLTIRTNLFGTTYYTLVGLHALHVTIGLILILLVMIFTMMGYMNRRHAERTDVLSWYWHFVDAVWVVVFITVYVVGR, from the coding sequence ATGAGCGCAGGAGCAGCAATCAGCGGCGCCTCAGCGTATAGCGCGGGCCCGGTCGAGACGACGACACTGCCATCGCGCGGCCGCGTCGGCATCCTGGTGCTGATTCTGACCGAGTCGGTGTTCTTTTCGATTTTCGTCGCCGCCTACGTCTTTTACATCGGTAAAAATCTGAGTGGGCCGCTGCCGAAGGACGTGCTCGCGCCGCCGATCGTGAACACGATCTGCCTGCTCTCGAGCAGCATCACGATCGTGCTCGCGATGCGGGCGCTGCAAGCAGGATCGATTCGCGCGTTCGGGATCTGGTGGCTCGCGACGCTCGCCTTGGGTATCGAATTCATGATCGGTACGGCAATGGAGTGGCGCCGGCTGATATATATTGACCATCTGACTATTCGAACTAATCTGTTCGGCACGACTTACTACACACTGGTAGGTTTACATGCATTGCATGTGACTATTGGACTGATACTCATTCTGCTGGTGATGATTTTCACGATGATGGGCTATATGAATCGCCGGCACGCCGAGCGAACTGACGTCCTGTCATGGTACTGGCATTTCGTGGATGCGGTGTGGGTAGTCGTATTCATTACTGTGTATGTAGTCGGAAGATGA
- the ctaD gene encoding cytochrome c oxidase subunit I, which yields MAGSIEHRIALSAESDHASLPILGRAHEWVVTVDHKRLGLMYIGGGLVFFLIAGLQAATMRLQLAIPNAGIIAPQVFNRLLTVHGTAMVFLVGMPILTGFLNYLVPLMIGARDLAFPRLNAFGFWLWLFGSLLLYFSYIGGDGLYGAGSAPDVGWFAYAPLTERAFSRGNSTDYWILSILLTSVGSTATAINLLTSIFCMRCEGMTLRKMPVLVWLAAVVSFLMCVVLPPLSAAQAMLLLDRFLGAHFFDTQAGGSAILWQHFFWIFGHPEVYVLVLPAFAFANEIIPVFSRKVIFGYSVMVAASCALAFISLGVWAHHMFSVGMAPAGNAFFAASTMLVSIPTGIKIFNWIGTMWGGKIRFRIPMMFSVGFLAQFLIAGLTGIMLAVAPFDWQLTDTYFVVAHFHYVLIGAIVFMIFAAIYYWFPKATGKMLGERLGKWHFWLFLIGFHMTFDTLHFAGLRGMPRRIYTYQPGRGLDTINLIASIGVIFQAAGILMFLINVIRSLRSGKPAGDDPWDAWTLEWSTSSPPPEYNFAELPVVRSRRPLWDLKHPEDPDWKYE from the coding sequence GAGGCGGACTGGTATTTTTTCTGATCGCGGGATTGCAGGCCGCCACGATGCGCTTGCAGCTTGCGATTCCCAACGCGGGAATCATCGCGCCGCAGGTATTCAATCGCCTGCTGACGGTTCACGGCACCGCGATGGTGTTCCTGGTCGGGATGCCGATCCTGACGGGATTCCTGAACTACCTGGTGCCGTTGATGATCGGCGCGCGCGACCTCGCGTTTCCGCGCCTCAATGCATTCGGCTTCTGGCTCTGGCTATTCGGCAGCCTGCTGCTCTACTTCAGCTACATCGGTGGCGATGGACTCTACGGCGCCGGCAGCGCGCCCGACGTCGGATGGTTCGCGTACGCGCCCTTGACGGAGCGGGCGTTCTCGCGCGGCAACAGTACTGACTATTGGATACTGAGTATTCTACTGACTAGTGTCGGTTCGACTGCGACCGCGATCAATTTACTAACTTCGATATTCTGCATGCGATGCGAAGGGATGACGCTGCGCAAGATGCCGGTGCTGGTGTGGCTCGCCGCGGTAGTGTCTTTTCTGATGTGCGTCGTGCTGCCGCCGCTCTCCGCCGCGCAAGCGATGCTGTTGCTCGATCGCTTTCTCGGCGCTCATTTTTTCGATACCCAGGCGGGCGGTTCCGCGATTCTATGGCAGCACTTCTTCTGGATCTTCGGGCATCCCGAGGTTTACGTGCTGGTGCTGCCGGCCTTCGCGTTCGCCAACGAGATCATCCCGGTGTTCTCGCGCAAGGTTATTTTCGGCTACTCGGTGATGGTCGCGGCGTCGTGCGCGCTCGCGTTCATCAGTCTCGGCGTATGGGCTCATCACATGTTCTCGGTCGGGATGGCGCCGGCGGGCAACGCGTTTTTCGCGGCGTCAACGATGCTGGTATCGATTCCTACTGGAATCAAGATCTTCAACTGGATCGGCACGATGTGGGGCGGCAAGATCCGTTTCAGAATACCGATGATGTTCAGCGTCGGTTTCCTGGCGCAGTTTCTGATCGCGGGATTGACGGGCATCATGCTGGCGGTCGCGCCCTTCGATTGGCAACTCACCGATACCTACTTCGTAGTCGCACATTTCCACTATGTATTGATCGGCGCGATAGTATTCATGATCTTCGCGGCGATTTACTATTGGTTTCCCAAGGCCACCGGAAAGATGCTGGGCGAGCGGCTCGGCAAATGGCATTTCTGGCTATTCCTGATCGGCTTCCACATGACCTTCGACACGCTACATTTCGCGGGTCTGCGCGGGATGCCGCGGCGCATCTATACGTACCAGCCGGGGCGCGGCCTCGACACGATCAATTTGATTGCCTCGATCGGAGTGATCTTCCAGGCGGCGGGCATCCTGATGTTCCTGATCAATGTGATTCGATCATTGCGCTCGGGAAAACCGGCCGGCGACGACCCGTGGGATGCGTGGACGCTCGAGTGGTCCACCAGTTCGCCGCCACCCGAGTACAACTTTGCTGAGTTGCCGGTGGTGCGAAGCCGCCGGCCGCTGTGGGACTTGAAGCATCCTGAGGATCCGGACTGGAAGTACGAATGA